One Legionella lytica genomic window, TATAGCCATGCATTGTTGAATATCAAAAAAATCATTTTGTGTCCATTTTTTGCCTTTTTGTTCGTGTCTTATATGTTGAGTAAAAAAACACATAGAAAAAGATAAAAAGTCGGATGGAGAACTATCATCTATTTGATGAATAATCCCGTTTATAATCGAGATCATATTTATATATTGTTTCATATAGTTTTGTGATACGTAATTTTTCCAGTTCCTGCCAATACCTTTGCTTCCCCAATTTCTTGAGATTCCTTCATTGGATTTTCCCCATTGCTCAAGAAACTTTCTGCTAAAAAGCTCTTTTCTGTTAAAAATTTCATCTCTAGTGCTTAAACGAATTAATTCCGATATATTATTGCTTTTAATATAACCAATAAGGTCAATTAGCTTGGGAAGCCCTAAAGTAAGAGAGTGCTCCATACAATCATTAAAATTCTGGGTAATAAAACCTGGATCTATGCTGTCTTTATTTAAAAAAATAAATAATTCTCTCTCAAAAAGAAGCTTTGGTTTTTTAAGATAAAGCAATTTACATTTTTCCAGAAAATCCGCAACATCCAGAACCTTTTCCTTCAGCTCCCCTTGGGTAATTTCTAACAAATTAATAAAAGAAAACAGCAGCTCTATTTGATGAGATTTCAATTTTTTTGCCAATATTAAATCTTGATTTTTTACTAGTTCTTGAATATGGTTATTATCTAAATAAATGCGCATATAGCACCATCCATTATGCCAGACCAACACTACTTATGGACAAGTACCTCATAAAAGCAAAGCAAATCACTCTCAAAAATCAAGGCACACTTATACATTGCATTTAGTGGATCTTGCCGAGCCTTATCCTAAAGGCAATTGGTTGCAATGGCGAGAGAGCATTCCTATTTTGTAGTTGTTTGCCTCTAAACCAAAGACAATATCGGCTTGGAGTCAACGTGTTTGCTGGGCTTGACAGTCCAGTCTAACTTTAAGTTTAGATAAAAGAAATTGTTAATGAATAGTCCACGTAATAATAGCGCCTGAATAGTAGGAGATTTTACTTTGATTACCATACCATCGTTGCGTAATAGGTAAGGAAAGGCCGACTTGCAGCGTCATTTTAGGGGTAGAAAACCAGAGCGATGGGGTTGCATAAATAATATTTCCCCCAGTATTAGGAACAACACCTGAGCCTAATTTGGTTTTATCGCTATATTGGCCATTCAATTCCACTAAACCAAAGAATATGTATTTCTTTTCCAGGGATTTAATAGTACGCCCTACTCCTAAATTGTAATAATATTGTGTTCCTTGCTGAATGGAATCATATCTTTCGATGAATAATACACCTGGAGCAACAAAACCATACCAGTCAACTAAGGTACGCGCGTAAGTTGAGCCAATAAAATAAGTCATTGCATTAAAATTAGAAGGCGCATTTTCTTTCGAAAATCCGGAGGTACGGCTGGTTGGATTAAGTTTCTTCGACAACTCATCTAAATTACTGGTAGGAACTGTAGGGGAGAAAATAATTGTAGCTTGATCTGAGTAGTATGCATTTTCCTTACTGTAAAAGGCATATTCTAAATCGAAAACCAAATCCCCCATTCCAGACAGTACTTTCGTACCATTTATATATTTTAAAGCAACGGGAACGGTCAACAGTACAGAAGCAGAGTCGGTTATCCCATAGAGAAAAGAGGGAGTTCCCTCAATAATACTCTGCGTTTTACTGTATAAGTAATCAGGAGAATAAGAAATAAGCAATTGATCTTTATCAATAATATTTTGACCAAAAGAGAAAAATGGACCGGGTTGTTGTGAGGAAGATAAGGAAAAATTTCCGATGGATGGAGGCTGAATCGCTCTTGCCATGTTCACCCAGAATATGAGTAGTAAAAATACCCATCCTCGTTTAGAGCTTAAAAAATTGATGTGGTTTGACATAGCATCCTGCGTTTTCAACCCTATGCGTAAAAAAATTTAAGCCCATATTAATTAATAAAGCTTAATTGATGCAAGCCTTTAAGATCTATTTACAATCTGAGAAAGAGTGAAACAACAAGTAGAGCTTAATGAAAATGATGCGACCTGTTTAGCAATGGGATTTAAATTGCTTGGCAACATTGTGCTTGAGAATAGGAACAAACCACTGCTTACTGATCTTGGTAAAGCCTTACATACGTTTATTAATCAATTGAAGAAAAGTGGATAATCCAACCGCGGGCAAGCCGCGGTGTATCGACGTTTTTGACTAATTACAATCGGAGGCAATGATTAAACAATCTGGGTCTTTACATTGACTTATCGCCATATCTTCTGCAATTTCTTTGCTACTCCCCGTCCCCGCTCCATCATGACTTTTAGAAAGAGCAAAAGCCCCACACTGTTGATAAGCTATTACCGCACCGCATTGTTCACCACCCGCTTCATTACAGAACTTTTGCGCATTTTTTTCTGCCTCTTCGCGAGAAGAACC contains:
- a CDS encoding DUF3861 family protein yields the protein MKQQVELNENDATCLAMGFKLLGNIVLENRNKPLLTDLGKALHTFINQLKKSG